One stretch of Halapricum desulfuricans DNA includes these proteins:
- a CDS encoding XTP/dITP diphosphatase, with translation MLQFVTGNAEKVREVESLLDADVSQFEFDYTEIQSPRLEAIATRGAREAYREVGEPVIVDDSGLFVDAFEGFPGPYSAYVEDTVGVERVWRLVEPEADHGAAFRTVVAYCDGSGEDSVRTFEGRVTGEIVAPRGDGGFGYDPIFEHGDRTFAEMDPEEKNAVSHRGRAFEKFAEWYEQ, from the coding sequence ATGCTTCAGTTCGTGACGGGCAACGCCGAGAAGGTCCGGGAGGTCGAGTCGCTGCTGGACGCCGACGTCTCGCAGTTCGAGTTCGATTACACGGAGATCCAGAGCCCCCGGTTGGAGGCGATCGCTACCCGCGGGGCTCGCGAGGCGTACCGGGAGGTGGGCGAGCCGGTGATCGTCGACGACTCCGGGTTGTTCGTCGACGCCTTCGAGGGGTTCCCGGGGCCGTACTCCGCCTACGTCGAGGACACGGTCGGTGTCGAACGCGTCTGGCGACTGGTCGAACCGGAAGCCGACCACGGGGCCGCGTTCCGGACGGTCGTCGCGTACTGTGACGGCTCCGGGGAGGACTCGGTCCGGACGTTCGAGGGGCGAGTGACGGGCGAGATCGTCGCGCCCCGAGGGGACGGCGGGTTCGGGTACGACCCGATCTTCGAACACGGCGACCGGACGTTCGCGGAGATGGACCCCGAGGAGAAAAACGCCGTCTCGCATCGGGGCCGGGCGTTCGAGAAGTTCGCCGAGTGGTACGAGCAGTAG
- a CDS encoding universal stress protein translates to MYQDILLPTDGSDGVERIAEHAGSLARQYDATVHVLSVVDTRNRFEGPSMGVGSDAWEDAELERARGAVEDAAGALPDDVSADRSVESGVPHAAILEYVETADVDVVVMGTHGRTGIDHYLIGSVAERVVRRSPVPVLTVRIGDA, encoded by the coding sequence ATGTATCAGGACATCCTGCTGCCGACCGACGGGAGCGACGGCGTGGAGCGGATCGCCGAACACGCCGGTTCGCTGGCCCGTCAGTACGACGCGACCGTCCACGTCCTGTCGGTCGTGGACACGCGCAATCGGTTCGAGGGCCCGTCGATGGGGGTGGGTTCCGACGCCTGGGAAGACGCCGAGCTCGAACGAGCCCGGGGGGCCGTCGAAGACGCCGCTGGTGCTCTCCCGGACGACGTGTCGGCCGATCGGTCCGTCGAATCCGGCGTCCCGCACGCGGCCATTCTGGAGTACGTCGAGACGGCCGACGTCGACGTCGTCGTGATGGGGACGCACGGTCGAACGGGGATCGACCACTACCTCATCGGCTCCGTCGCCGAACGGGTGGTCCGCCGGTCGCCGGTCCCGGTCCTGACAGTGCGGATCGGCGACGCGTAG
- a CDS encoding nascent polypeptide-associated complex protein: MFGGGGGGLNPRKMEQMMEQMGIDMEDIDAEEVIIRTSDEELVFTDAEVQLMEAQGQKTYQVVGEPETRARGEGGADSAESDASAGDDDFDAQDVEIVAQRGGVSEDEAREALEANDGDLAAAVADLE; this comes from the coding sequence ATGTTCGGAGGCGGCGGAGGCGGTCTGAACCCGCGGAAGATGGAACAGATGATGGAGCAAATGGGCATCGATATGGAGGATATCGACGCCGAGGAGGTAATTATCCGCACCAGCGACGAAGAGCTGGTGTTCACCGACGCCGAGGTCCAGCTGATGGAGGCCCAGGGACAGAAGACCTACCAGGTCGTCGGCGAACCCGAGACGCGAGCGCGTGGCGAAGGCGGGGCCGATAGTGCCGAGAGCGACGCGAGCGCGGGCGACGACGACTTCGACGCCCAGGACGTCGAGATCGTCGCCCAGCGCGGCGGCGTCAGCGAGGACGAGGCGCGCGAGGCGCTCGAAGCGAACGACGGGGACCTCGCGGCGGCGGTCGCCGACCTGGAATAG
- a CDS encoding DEAD/DEAH box helicase — protein sequence MATTEATIDRPLIEDGVLEERRYQLELAESAASAHALVCLPTGLGKTTVSLLVTARRLHEVGGTALLLAPTKPLVSQHADFYREALSIPDEEIVVFTGEVRPDDRAELFEDARVVVATPQVVENDLVGNRISLADVTHVTFDECHRATGDYAYTYIAERYHEQAEKPLATGMSASPGDDEESILEVCENLGLREVEVMTDEDSDVAEYTHRTDVDWKRIELPEPVVEIRDALHEVIQERLTELKELGVTGKTQPDMSEREIHEIQGKLQELMNNDQSEGYQGMSLLAEVRKLRTAVTYAETQSVESLRRYFERQRNAARASGSSKASQRLVSDPRVREAMRKAENFDDLHPKFRRTRMLLAETLGIEDGERVIVFTESRDTAETLTDFLSEHFATEKFVGQSDTEGSEGMTQNEQQATLDRFRAGEFEVLVSTSVAEEGLDVPEVDLVLFYEPVPTAIRAIQRKGRTGRQTEGQVVVLIAEDTRDEAYFWKARQDEKRMYQELESLKSMTGEIEAELSQASVEEFETAGESDANAADGGETTPADDGGRDESDSDEAKRRESEPAGPTEDDQGTDGQTGLDAFAGGEAGGDDGSTDPERTDSGGSDSGWTGNGGADSKRSADDDSDGTVAEAGSGADETVEIVVDQRELDSTIARDLSKREGIETRLETLAVGDYVVSDRVVVERKTVSDFLDTLTGGDRSLFEQVKDGARYYDRPVVIVEGDGLYGERNVHPNAIRGALASLAVDFGASVVRTDDEDDTAAMLEVLATREQEAADRAVSAHGEKQAKTLPEQQEYVVASIADVGPVTAQSLLAHFGSVETALTADRDELQDVEGVGEVTAERIREVVASEYDPR from the coding sequence ATGGCGACGACCGAGGCGACGATCGACCGGCCCCTGATCGAGGACGGCGTCCTCGAAGAGCGACGCTACCAGCTCGAGCTCGCCGAATCGGCGGCGAGCGCCCACGCGCTGGTCTGTCTGCCGACCGGACTGGGCAAGACGACCGTCTCGCTTCTGGTGACCGCCCGGCGGCTACACGAGGTGGGCGGTACCGCGCTGTTGCTCGCGCCGACCAAGCCGCTGGTCTCCCAGCACGCCGACTTCTACCGGGAGGCGCTCTCCATCCCCGACGAGGAGATCGTCGTGTTCACGGGTGAGGTCCGGCCCGACGACCGTGCGGAGCTGTTCGAGGACGCCCGCGTCGTCGTCGCCACCCCGCAGGTCGTCGAGAACGACCTGGTCGGCAACCGGATCTCGCTGGCCGACGTGACACACGTTACCTTCGACGAGTGCCACCGCGCGACCGGCGATTACGCCTACACGTACATCGCCGAGCGCTACCACGAACAGGCAGAAAAGCCGCTGGCAACGGGGATGAGCGCCTCGCCCGGCGACGACGAGGAGTCGATCCTGGAGGTGTGTGAGAACCTCGGCCTGCGCGAGGTCGAGGTGATGACCGACGAGGACAGCGACGTCGCCGAGTACACCCACCGGACCGACGTCGACTGGAAGCGGATCGAACTCCCCGAGCCGGTCGTCGAGATCCGCGACGCCCTCCACGAAGTCATTCAGGAGCGACTGACCGAGTTGAAGGAACTGGGCGTGACCGGCAAGACCCAGCCCGACATGTCCGAGCGGGAGATCCACGAGATCCAGGGCAAACTGCAGGAGCTGATGAACAACGACCAGAGCGAGGGCTATCAGGGGATGAGCCTGCTCGCGGAGGTGCGGAAGCTGCGGACGGCGGTGACCTACGCCGAGACCCAGAGCGTCGAGTCGCTGCGCCGGTACTTCGAGCGCCAGCGCAACGCCGCCCGCGCGTCGGGGTCCTCGAAGGCCAGCCAGCGCTTGGTGAGCGATCCCCGGGTTCGCGAGGCGATGCGCAAGGCCGAGAACTTCGACGACCTGCACCCGAAGTTCCGCCGGACGCGGATGTTGCTGGCCGAGACGCTGGGTATCGAGGACGGCGAGCGCGTCATCGTCTTCACCGAGTCCCGCGACACCGCCGAGACGCTGACGGACTTCCTGAGCGAGCACTTCGCGACCGAGAAGTTCGTCGGCCAGAGCGACACGGAGGGCTCGGAGGGGATGACCCAGAACGAGCAACAGGCAACGCTCGATCGGTTCCGCGCCGGCGAGTTCGAGGTGCTGGTCTCGACCTCGGTGGCCGAGGAGGGGCTTGACGTACCGGAAGTCGATCTCGTGCTCTTCTACGAGCCCGTCCCGACGGCGATCCGGGCGATCCAGCGCAAGGGTCGGACCGGCCGCCAGACCGAGGGACAGGTGGTCGTGCTCATCGCCGAGGACACCCGCGACGAGGCCTACTTCTGGAAGGCCCGTCAGGACGAGAAACGGATGTACCAGGAGCTGGAGTCGCTGAAGTCGATGACCGGCGAGATCGAGGCCGAGCTCTCACAGGCGTCGGTCGAGGAGTTCGAGACAGCCGGCGAGAGTGACGCGAACGCGGCCGACGGCGGGGAGACCACTCCGGCAGACGACGGCGGACGCGACGAGTCGGATTCCGACGAGGCAAAGCGGAGAGAGTCGGAGCCGGCGGGACCGACCGAAGACGATCAGGGTACAGACGGCCAGACCGGCCTGGACGCTTTCGCGGGAGGGGAGGCGGGCGGCGACGACGGGAGTACCGACCCCGAACGGACCGACAGCGGAGGTAGCGACTCCGGATGGACCGGAAACGGAGGAGCCGACTCCAAACGGAGTGCCGACGACGACTCCGACGGGACCGTCGCCGAGGCCGGTTCCGGGGCCGACGAGACCGTCGAGATCGTCGTCGACCAGCGCGAGCTGGACTCGACGATCGCCCGCGACCTCTCCAAACGCGAGGGGATCGAGACGCGCCTGGAGACGCTTGCAGTCGGTGACTACGTCGTCTCCGACCGGGTCGTCGTCGAGCGCAAGACCGTCAGTGACTTCCTGGACACCCTGACCGGCGGGGACCGGTCGCTGTTCGAGCAGGTCAAAGACGGCGCGCGCTACTACGACCGGCCGGTCGTGATCGTCGAGGGCGACGGGCTGTACGGCGAGCGCAACGTCCATCCCAACGCGATCCGGGGGGCACTGGCCTCGCTGGCGGTCGATTTCGGCGCGAGCGTCGTCCGGACCGACGACGAGGACGACACCGCTGCGATGCTCGAGGTGCTCGCCACGCGCGAACAGGAGGCGGCCGACCGCGCCGTGAGCGCTCACGGCGAAAAACAGGCCAAGACCCTCCCCGAGCAACAGGAGTACGTCGTCGCCTCGATTGCGGACGTCGGACCCGTGACCGCCCAGTCGCTGCTGGCACACTTTGGCAGCGTCGAGACGGCACTGACTGCCGATCGCGACGAGCTGCAGGACGTCGAGGGCGTCGGCGAGGTGACCGCCGAACGGATCCGCGAGGTCGTCGCAAGCGAGTACGACCCCCGGTAG
- a CDS encoding HAD family hydrolase, protein MYDAVVFDNDGVLLELTGMPPHYEGARDAFAAVGVDDPAEEDVKAMSIGVTVPDLRGVCERYGLDPETFWRARDREIARKQQAEMRAGRKEPYDDIEALAALELPLGVVSSNQDATVEFAFEYFDLDRHFQTVYGRPPTVESLRRKKPEPYYIEQALSDLGTRDALYVGDSETDIQAAHAAGIDAAFVRRSHRADLELSSTPDYEVDGLDEVAELIVAGSASD, encoded by the coding sequence ATGTACGATGCGGTCGTCTTCGACAACGACGGCGTGCTTCTGGAGTTGACAGGCATGCCGCCACACTACGAGGGTGCGAGAGACGCGTTCGCCGCCGTCGGTGTCGACGATCCGGCCGAGGAGGACGTCAAGGCGATGAGCATCGGCGTCACAGTCCCTGATCTCCGGGGGGTCTGTGAGCGCTACGGCCTCGACCCGGAGACGTTCTGGCGCGCTCGCGACCGGGAGATCGCCCGCAAGCAGCAGGCCGAAATGCGCGCCGGTCGCAAGGAGCCGTACGACGACATCGAGGCCCTTGCGGCGCTCGAGCTGCCGCTGGGCGTCGTCAGTTCGAATCAGGACGCGACCGTCGAGTTCGCCTTCGAGTACTTCGACCTCGATCGACACTTCCAGACCGTCTACGGCCGGCCGCCGACCGTCGAGAGCCTCCGCCGAAAGAAGCCCGAGCCCTACTACATCGAGCAGGCGCTGTCGGATCTCGGCACCCGAGACGCGCTGTACGTGGGCGACAGCGAGACCGACATTCAGGCCGCCCACGCCGCCGGCATCGACGCCGCCTTCGTCAGGCGTTCACACCGCGCCGACCTCGAGCTGTCGTCCACCCCTGACTACGAGGTCGACGGGCTCGACGAGGTGGCCGAGCTGATCGTAGCCGGTTCGGCCAGTGATTGA
- a CDS encoding TIGR00725 family protein gives MRVSVIGGSSIDQQHYDRAREVGRLLSKRGHEVVCGGLGGVMEATCRGAIETGGHTIGILPGEDRDAANEYVETVVATGMGNARNALVVLNGDAAVAIDGSTGTLSEIALALDRGLPVAGLDTHDVDGVEAVETPEKAVEYVEREVGEQ, from the coding sequence ATGCGCGTGAGCGTCATCGGCGGGAGTAGCATCGACCAACAGCACTACGATCGGGCCCGGGAGGTCGGGAGACTGCTGAGCAAGCGCGGCCACGAGGTCGTCTGCGGTGGGCTCGGCGGGGTCATGGAGGCGACCTGCCGCGGCGCGATCGAGACGGGCGGACACACAATCGGGATCCTCCCGGGCGAGGACCGGGACGCGGCCAACGAGTACGTCGAGACCGTGGTCGCCACGGGGATGGGAAACGCCCGCAACGCGCTGGTCGTGCTCAACGGCGACGCCGCCGTCGCGATCGACGGTTCGACCGGCACGCTCTCGGAGATCGCGCTCGCGCTAGATCGGGGACTCCCGGTCGCGGGGCTTGACACCCACGACGTCGACGGCGTCGAAGCCGTCGAGACGCCCGAGAAAGCGGTCGAGTACGTCGAACGCGAGGTCGGCGAGCAGTAG
- a CDS encoding DUF5789 family protein → MSDDEEDEPAVELGDGADVEGVPIAQVSARLMWGIEKSDVRRREGDTLIRTPDGPRELGEVLDEIDQVYFDRRQAFESAVRDVIGHGPVPTE, encoded by the coding sequence ATGAGCGACGACGAAGAGGACGAACCTGCGGTCGAACTCGGCGACGGCGCGGACGTCGAGGGCGTCCCGATCGCACAGGTCTCGGCGCGACTGATGTGGGGCATCGAGAAGAGCGACGTTCGCCGCCGCGAGGGCGACACACTGATCCGGACGCCTGACGGGCCGCGCGAACTCGGCGAGGTCCTCGACGAGATCGATCAGGTCTACTTCGATCGACGCCAGGCCTTCGAGTCGGCCGTCCGAGACGTGATCGGCCACGGGCCGGTCCCGACCGAGTAG
- a CDS encoding tryptophan--tRNA ligase — MTRDSDPDDEPTGNRRPQTDGGAAAGADDVTLDPWGSATVDDYRKLFEQFGIESFEAVLPEVPNPHYLMRRGVIFGHRDYRPVAEAMRNDESFAALSGFMPTGDPHIGHKLVFDEIIWHQQQGGDAYGLIADLEAHAARELSWEEIDEHARNYVLSLLALGFDPEEGELYRQSDNREVQDLGFELGAKANFSELQAIYDFDGETDVSHMQSVVTQMADILYPQLEEPKPTVIPVGPDQDPHMRLARDLAARMRYFKVTEAFASFEADPDERAIIAEAYDALSERHPNETTRCGDAARYLESERDPDATDPNATTTDSVIMMLKEAGKEPLRPRTRFLDRNATDEAFDALIEAIDGEKRVYEAHVDAFDLSRAEAEELARQVEIDHGGYGFLSPSSIYHRFMTGLTGGKMSSSIPASHISLLDDPSEGYDKVRAATTGGRETAEEQRELGGKADECPVYELYAYLLSGDDDEFATEVYEECVNGERLCGGCKEQAAELMEAFLEDHQEKRAEWEAKLDELDIDFDSDRKRRR; from the coding sequence ATGACGCGAGATTCAGACCCCGACGACGAACCGACAGGCAATCGACGACCGCAAACTGACGGCGGCGCGGCGGCCGGTGCCGACGACGTGACCCTCGACCCGTGGGGCTCGGCGACCGTCGACGACTACCGCAAGCTGTTCGAGCAGTTCGGCATCGAGTCCTTCGAGGCGGTCCTGCCGGAGGTGCCGAACCCCCACTACCTGATGCGCAGGGGCGTCATCTTCGGCCATCGTGACTACCGGCCCGTCGCCGAGGCGATGCGCAACGACGAATCGTTCGCCGCGCTGTCGGGGTTCATGCCGACCGGCGACCCCCACATCGGCCACAAGCTGGTCTTCGACGAGATCATCTGGCATCAACAGCAGGGCGGCGACGCCTACGGGCTGATCGCCGACCTGGAGGCCCACGCCGCCCGCGAACTCTCCTGGGAGGAGATCGACGAACACGCGCGCAACTACGTCCTCTCGCTGCTCGCGCTGGGCTTTGATCCCGAGGAAGGCGAACTCTACCGCCAGTCGGACAACCGGGAGGTGCAGGACCTGGGGTTCGAACTGGGCGCGAAGGCCAACTTCTCGGAGCTGCAGGCGATCTACGACTTCGACGGCGAGACGGACGTCAGTCACATGCAGAGCGTCGTCACGCAGATGGCCGACATCCTCTACCCCCAGCTCGAGGAGCCCAAGCCCACGGTGATCCCGGTCGGCCCCGATCAGGACCCGCACATGCGGCTGGCCCGCGATCTCGCGGCACGGATGCGCTACTTCAAGGTGACCGAGGCGTTCGCGAGCTTCGAGGCCGATCCCGACGAGCGGGCGATCATCGCCGAAGCCTACGACGCGCTCAGCGAGCGCCACCCCAACGAGACGACCCGCTGTGGGGACGCCGCCCGCTATCTCGAAAGCGAGCGCGATCCCGACGCGACCGATCCGAACGCGACCACCACGGATTCGGTCATCATGATGCTCAAAGAGGCGGGCAAGGAGCCGCTACGGCCGCGGACGCGGTTCCTCGATCGCAACGCGACCGACGAGGCCTTCGACGCGCTGATCGAGGCCATCGACGGCGAGAAGCGCGTCTACGAGGCCCACGTCGACGCCTTCGATCTCTCCCGCGCGGAGGCCGAGGAACTCGCCCGGCAGGTCGAGATCGACCACGGCGGCTACGGCTTCCTGTCGCCGTCTTCGATCTATCATCGGTTCATGACTGGCCTCACCGGCGGCAAGATGTCCTCGTCGATCCCTGCGAGTCACATCTCGCTGCTCGACGATCCCTCCGAGGGCTACGACAAGGTCAGAGCCGCCACCACGGGCGGGCGCGAGACGGCCGAAGAGCAGCGCGAGCTCGGCGGCAAGGCCGACGAGTGTCCAGTCTATGAACTGTACGCGTACCTGCTCTCCGGCGACGACGACGAGTTCGCCACCGAGGTCTACGAGGAGTGTGTCAACGGCGAACGCCTCTGTGGCGGCTGCAAGGAACAGGCCGCCGAACTGATGGAAGCCTTCCTCGAAGACCACCAGGAGAAACGCGCCGAGTGGGAAGCGAAACTGGACGAACTGGACATCGACTTCGACAGCGACCGCAAGCGACGACGGTAG
- a CDS encoding tRNA (adenine-N1)-methyltransferase: MAVLLVREDREYLVDPGQRLETDLGIIEVPDDPEPGDVVESHLGETFRVQALRGPDLFEHFERTGAPMMPRDVGLVMGLTGVGSGDRVLDAGTGTGVLAAYLGRAGAEVTTFERDPEFAEVARENVALAGLEDRIEVRTGDLTDHLEELAGESFDVLTLDTEDAPTVVERAPTLVVRGGFVAVYSPFVESSREVVAAAREVGLTEIETLETIQREMDFDDRGSRPSTAGVGHTGYLTIARRP; encoded by the coding sequence GTGGCGGTCCTGCTCGTCAGGGAAGACCGGGAGTACCTCGTCGATCCCGGTCAGCGACTGGAGACGGATCTGGGGATCATCGAGGTGCCGGACGATCCCGAACCCGGCGACGTCGTCGAGTCACATCTGGGTGAGACGTTCCGCGTGCAGGCGCTTCGCGGCCCCGATCTGTTCGAACACTTCGAGCGGACGGGCGCGCCGATGATGCCCCGCGACGTCGGGCTCGTGATGGGGCTGACCGGCGTCGGTTCGGGCGATCGCGTGCTCGATGCCGGGACCGGAACCGGCGTGCTCGCCGCCTACCTCGGCCGGGCCGGCGCTGAAGTGACAACTTTCGAGCGCGACCCCGAGTTCGCCGAGGTCGCGCGCGAGAACGTGGCGCTGGCCGGACTCGAGGACCGAATCGAGGTGCGGACGGGCGATCTGACCGACCACCTCGAGGAACTCGCGGGCGAATCGTTCGACGTGCTCACGCTCGATACCGAGGACGCCCCGACGGTCGTCGAGCGCGCCCCGACGCTCGTGGTCCGTGGCGGGTTCGTGGCCGTCTACTCGCCGTTCGTCGAGTCGAGCCGGGAGGTCGTCGCGGCCGCCCGCGAGGTCGGACTGACCGAGATCGAGACCTTGGAGACGATCCAGCGGGAGATGGACTTCGACGACCGGGGCTCGCGACCCTCGACGGCCGGGGTCGGGCACACGGGCTATCTGACGATCGCCCGGCGACCGTGA
- a CDS encoding transcription factor S, with protein MEFCDECGSMMKTEGDKWVCSSCGAEKPRSEAAERQAVTTQGQQESEVVDTSEVSSEDMGPTTEAHCPECGNDRAFWEMKQIRAADESETRFFTCTECGHKWREDDH; from the coding sequence ATGGAATTTTGCGACGAATGCGGATCGATGATGAAAACGGAGGGTGACAAGTGGGTCTGTTCGAGCTGTGGGGCGGAAAAACCGCGTAGCGAGGCCGCCGAACGGCAGGCGGTCACCACGCAGGGCCAACAGGAGAGCGAAGTCGTCGACACCAGCGAGGTCAGCTCCGAGGACATGGGGCCGACGACGGAGGCCCACTGTCCGGAGTGTGGCAACGACCGCGCGTTCTGGGAGATGAAACAGATCCGGGCGGCCGACGAGTCCGAGACGCGGTTTTTTACATGTACCGAGTGCGGCCACAAGTGGCGCGAAGACGACCACTGA
- a CDS encoding sulfite exporter TauE/SafE family protein, which translates to MSATRSQRLQKSFLKYQHVFVFAAPALFVLLVVFAAPTDGSGGLGYWLEYWWLFPFFLLGAITVNTVGISGSALFVPFLIFVFPLLAFPLEPETIVKVGLISESFGLSSSAIAFIQYGLVDRRLALTIVAGSVPFVIGGALLSFFIPEPLFHAALGAALLTAAYLMLKADLGHGETVDESPSVSADGGTPADLPDDDGKLGPAGVDTSPEGEVTRVDREGDTYRYSWSGYLERFANYSVGGTFQGLAGFGSGELGIISQLRTDVPARVAIGTNHIIVATTAILASLVHVFAGSVLPGVHSLTLASTPWNMVVFTVPATVTGGQIAPYVSNALDTGTIQKGVAVLFALISTALFLMAGGAGV; encoded by the coding sequence ATGAGTGCGACCCGATCCCAACGCCTCCAGAAGTCGTTTCTGAAGTATCAGCACGTGTTCGTGTTCGCAGCGCCGGCGCTGTTCGTGTTGCTGGTCGTGTTCGCCGCCCCGACAGACGGGAGCGGCGGCTTGGGCTACTGGCTGGAATACTGGTGGTTGTTCCCCTTCTTCCTGCTCGGGGCGATCACCGTCAACACCGTCGGTATCAGCGGTTCGGCGCTGTTCGTGCCGTTCCTGATCTTCGTGTTCCCGCTGCTGGCGTTCCCTCTCGAACCGGAGACGATCGTGAAGGTCGGGCTGATCAGCGAGTCGTTCGGCCTGTCGAGTTCGGCTATCGCGTTCATCCAGTACGGGCTGGTCGATCGACGGCTCGCGCTCACGATCGTCGCCGGGAGCGTGCCCTTCGTCATCGGCGGTGCGCTCCTGTCGTTTTTCATCCCGGAACCGCTCTTTCACGCGGCGCTCGGTGCGGCGCTGCTGACGGCCGCGTATCTCATGCTCAAGGCTGATCTCGGACACGGAGAGACTGTCGACGAGAGTCCGAGCGTCTCCGCCGACGGCGGCACGCCGGCGGACCTCCCGGACGACGACGGCAAACTCGGTCCTGCCGGCGTCGATACGTCGCCCGAGGGAGAAGTCACTCGCGTCGACCGCGAGGGCGACACCTACCGGTACTCCTGGTCGGGGTATCTCGAACGGTTCGCCAACTACAGCGTCGGGGGGACCTTCCAGGGGCTGGCCGGGTTCGGCAGCGGGGAACTCGGCATCATCTCCCAGCTCCGGACGGACGTGCCGGCCAGGGTCGCGATCGGGACGAACCACATCATCGTCGCGACGACGGCGATCCTCGCGTCGCTCGTCCACGTGTTCGCCGGGAGCGTCCTGCCCGGCGTCCACTCACTGACGCTCGCGTCGACGCCCTGGAACATGGTCGTGTTCACCGTCCCGGCGACGGTCACCGGCGGCCAGATCGCGCCGTACGTTTCGAACGCGCTCGACACGGGGACGATCCAGAAGGGAGTCGCTGTCCTGTTCGCCCTCATCTCGACGGCGCTGTTCCTGATGGCCGGGGGTGCCGGCGTGTGA
- a CDS encoding DUF7139 domain-containing protein, with amino-acid sequence MTSLTDVYEERGAVVSSRRLYLGVGLFVAGAALVVAGIVVATTGLSEALGLGLYEAREVAGILAGVGAPAAMLGGFVVLPASQSTRAAAVIGSSVAVFGVALFAHAYPDQWLGAADPSATLTLATTLVYVAGLLTTAWCLFLAVATFETRKQPGGTARMEVTEEGRIRLIEESTPEQGLGGIGFFGSTPDGEVQTQTNRPQSGQPAGDGAGAATADDAFLDSVTVRGQPDRYCGNCEQFSYVRTDDGIAPYCGHDGRYMDDMEPCEHWDSNVR; translated from the coding sequence ATGACCAGCCTCACGGACGTCTACGAGGAACGGGGCGCGGTCGTGAGCTCCCGGCGGCTGTATCTCGGTGTCGGGCTGTTCGTCGCCGGTGCCGCGCTCGTCGTCGCGGGCATCGTCGTCGCCACGACGGGGCTGAGCGAAGCACTCGGACTCGGCCTCTACGAGGCGCGCGAGGTCGCGGGTATCCTCGCCGGCGTCGGCGCTCCCGCTGCCATGCTCGGCGGGTTCGTCGTCCTGCCGGCGAGTCAGTCGACACGAGCGGCGGCGGTCATCGGCTCGAGCGTCGCCGTCTTCGGCGTCGCGCTGTTCGCACACGCCTATCCCGATCAGTGGCTCGGCGCGGCCGATCCCAGTGCGACGCTGACGCTCGCGACGACGCTCGTCTACGTCGCCGGCCTGCTGACGACGGCGTGGTGTCTGTTCCTCGCGGTCGCGACCTTCGAGACGCGCAAACAGCCCGGCGGAACCGCCCGCATGGAAGTGACTGAGGAAGGGCGCATCAGGCTCATCGAGGAGTCGACGCCCGAGCAGGGCCTCGGCGGCATCGGGTTCTTCGGCTCGACGCCCGACGGCGAGGTCCAGACCCAGACCAACCGGCCCCAGTCCGGCCAGCCGGCAGGCGACGGTGCCGGGGCCGCGACGGCCGACGACGCCTTCCTCGATTCGGTCACCGTCCGCGGACAGCCCGACCGGTACTGCGGTAACTGCGAGCAGTTCAGTTACGTCCGTACTGACGACGGGATCGCTCCCTACTGCGGCCACGACGGTCGCTACATGGACGACATGGAGCCCTGCGAGCACTGGGACTCGAACGTCCGGTAG